From the genome of Methanobrevibacter sp.:
TTCCTTTCCTTTTTCGCTACTGAATTCATCATATGCCCGGTGAATCCAGCATGACCCGACACCAACTGCATGAGCTGCATTTACTAAAACTGCTAAAACGCTTGCACCATCTTCCTTCCATGTTGGCATTTCAGAATCGGCCAATACAATTAAAAGGGTTTTTGCACCATAGAACGGATCCATATCATCAGGTACAGGAACCGGGAAAAAGCTTCTGTTCCATGCGGAAAATTCCTTAATCTTTTCTGGATTTTGAATCACGACTATTTTTGGAGATTGTTTTCCCTGTCCGGTTGGCGCATATGTTCCTGCTTCCAGGATTGTTTTTAAATCCTCGTCTGCGATTTGTTTGTCTTTGAATTTTCTGATGCTTCTTCTTGTTTTAAGGTTTTTAATTGTTTCGTTCATAGTATAATCTCCTCTGATATTTTTCTAAGAGTTTTTAAATAATCATCATATTTATCTTTGCCGATTATCCCTTTTATCTTTTCATCCCATTCTTCATCATAATCCATCACTTTTTGTGCAGTTTCTGCACCTTTTCTGGTTACTTTAATGATTTTTGTCCTCTTATCAGGTATTCTTTCAATGAATCCCTTATCTTCAAGTTTTTTAAGGTTTCTTGTTATGGTGCTTTCGTTTAAATGAAAGCTTTGTGCCAGCTGCTCCTGTATGATTCCTTCATTGTTGTAGATTTTAATCAGCAATGGGTAAAGGCCGAAACTTAAGTTTTCAGCTTTTACCTTTTCGTTCAGGTATTTTGCATGCTCTCTGTAGATTATGGAGATGAATGGTACTGTTGGAAGGTTGCTATCAAGAGGCATTGTCCCGACTCCTTATGAGCTTGTTTATGTATAGTTCAATACATGCATAACATATAAGTGATCCAATTCCTCCTCCCAAAAGCATTCCGTAGTAGATTCCGGTTTCACCCATGTTGAATATGAATCCCAGCACATATGCAAATATCAGCACTAGGACGAATTCCCTGAAGGTTGTAAGAATAAAGGATATTGTTCCTTTTCCAACTCCCTGGAAAACATTACCTGCACTTGCTCCAAATGGTACATAAAGGATGAACAGACACATTATTTGAATAAAACTTGCAATTAATGGTTCAAGCTGTGCGCTGCTTTCAGAGTATGAAAATACGAATGCAATTTGGTTTGCAAATATATTTAAAATGATTGCAACAATTATGGAAGCTATCAGTGCTACTTTAACAGCATATCTTGCGGTCACTCTCAGGTTTTCATATTTTCTTGCACCATATGCCACTCCTGCAACGGATATTGATGCAGTTCCGACTCCTATTGCAGGCAACATTCCGATGTTTATTATTCTCCATCCTGCAGTATAAACCGCTACTGCCACTGGGCCTGAAACGAGTGTGAGCATGAAATTGACCACTATGGTTAATGCAGATAATATTAATTGCTCAAGACTTGCAGGAATTCCTACAACTAAAATGTCCTTATACATTGACAGGTTATTGTGGAAGTATTTTTTTCCGTATTTAAGGTATGTGTCTTTTTTGATTAGCATCCAATAAAGCATAGCTATTATTGAAAGTATATGTGCTAGAACGGTTGCCCATGCTGCACCGGCCACTCCAAGATTGAGGGTGTATATGAAAATAGGGTCTATGCACATGTTAATTACTGCTGTTATGGCTATTGGTATTGTTGCCCTTTTGACATCTCCTTCAGCTCTGAATGCTCCTCCGAATATTGGTGGAAGAAGCATTGCAAATGAAAATGAGAATATGATGATTCCATATTCCATTGCATAATTTAAAACACTGCTTGCACCCATTATGTTAAGTAATGGCTCTAAAAATACCAATAATATTATTGAAACTATTATTGATAGAATTATTCCCAAAATCAGGTTGTGTATTGCGGCATTGTTTGCGGAAGCCGTATCTTCAGCTCCAATGTAACGTGAAATCAGTGAGTTACCACCTGCTCCGATTCCGTTTCCGATTCCTACTAAAACCATGAATAGTGGGGTGATGTATCCCAGTGCTGCTAATGGTTCTGCTCCAAGTCCTGCAACCCATATACTGTCAATAATATTGTTTGCAAAGATTAAAAACATGCTGGCTATAATTGGTAGTGATAATTTGTTTATAGCTTTTTTTGGATCTCCTGTTATCATTTCTATATTTTCATTTTTTTCCATAATTTACCTCTCTTGCATATGCAACTATACTCTTGTATATGCAAGTGTTAGTATTTAAAGTTAATGTTAAATATTTTTAAAAATATACTTTAACTTAATAGGAGATTCATATCATGAAAGTTTTAGTTGTTGGGACTGGTGCCCGTGAACATGCAATCGCTGATGCCCTAAAGGATGATGTTGAATTATATGTTTACATGAGTAAGATTAACCCTGGAATGAGCAAAATTGCTGAATTCAAGCAAGGTGATGAAGGTGAAGTTGAAAAAGTAGCTGAATATGCAGTTGAAAATGACATTGACATTGCATTCATCGGCCCTGAAGCACCGCTCGGAAAAGGAATTGTTGATGAACTTCAGAAAAATGGAATTAAATGTGTTGGACCAACCCAAAGCGCAGCACGTATCGAAACCGATAAGTCATTTATGAGAAAGCTCTTTGAAGACTACAAAATCGAGGGGTCATTGATTTATAAAGTATTTGACAACTCTGAAGATGTATCAGCATTTTTGGATGAGTTTGAACCTCAGGTAGTAGTAAAACCTGTTGGATTGACAGGCGGTAAAGGTGTAAAGATTGTCGGTGACCATTTAAAAGACAATGAGGAAGCTAAAGAATATTCATGTGAAGTAATTGACAATGTAATGGGCGGATTTGCTCAGGTAATCATTGAAGAAAGATTAATTGGTGAAGAATTTACAATCCAGGCATTCTGTGATGGTGAACACTTGGCTCCAATGCCTGCAGCACAGGATCATCCTCATGCATTTGAAGGAGATGTCGGAGCAATCACTGGTGGGATGGGTTCATACTCTGATGTCGGAGGATTATTGCCATTCCTGACTCAGGATGATTATGATAAGGCAGTTAAAATCATGCAAGATACCATTAAAGCTATTGCTGAGGAAGCTGAACCATACAAAGGAATCTTATATGGTCAGTTCATGCTCACTGCTGACGGACCTAAATTAATCGAGTATAACGCAAGATTTGGTGATCCTGAAGCAATGAACGTATTGCCTTTACTTAAAACACCATTGGCTGAAGTTTGTCAGGCAATCGTTGACGGAACCTTGGATAAAGTGGAATTTGAAGACAAAGCAAGTGTGTGCAAATACATAGTACCTGACGGATATCCTGAAACAGAGTATGCCGGTGAATTGATTGAAGTTGACGAGGAAGCTATTGAGGAACTTGGCGCAAAAGTATTCTATGCAGCTGTAAGTCAGGAAGGTGATGGAATTCACTTGTCCGGTTCAAGAGCATTAGGTATAGTGGCTAGCGGTGAATCAATTGAAGAAGCTGAAAAGATAGCTGAAAAGGCATGTGAATTTGTTAAAGGTAACGTTTACCACAGAAGAGATGTCGGTACTGCTGACCTTGTAAACAAACGTGTCGAACACATGAAAGAAATTTTAAACTAAATTTCTTTTCTCTTTTTTTTAAGGTGATATTATCAAAAGGCAAGATTTTGAGATACCTCCAGATTTGAGAAATTACATCAATTCTGAACTTACAGACATGGCCGATGAGATGGATGATGAAGATATTCAAAAAATCAAAAATCTTACAAATGAGCTGAAGGAGAAATACTCAAAAAATCAGGCTGTAGAAGACAAAGTTGATAATATCAAAACCAGTTTTTATGAAAGATTCAAGCAATCTTTTGAAAGGGATGTTGATATAGATCCAGGAAGACTGTTGGGACTTACTGACGGAATTTTTGGAATGGTAATGACCCTTTTGGTTTTTGGAATGGCATTACCTGAAATACAGCTTTTGACATATGGTGATTTTATAGGTTTTATTTATTCAATTGCCCCTACCTTTGGTGTTACTCTGGTCAGTTTCATTCTTGTCAGTTCCTTTTGGGTATATCATCATGAATTTATCAAAATCAATAATTTAAATATTCCTTACTTATGGGCCAATATTTTGTATTTGGCATCCATTTCATTTATTCCATTTTCAACTTCAATAATTGGTAACTATTCTCATTTTTTCCTAGCTGAAGTGATTTTTGGGATAAATATATTGATTACAATAGTCTTATTTATACTCATGTTTGCCTATGCATATAATAGAGGATTTTTGGAAAAAATGCCTTCCAAAGAGGAGAGAAAATACATTTACAATACATTTTTCATCATTATGGGCTTGACTGTATGTGTAAATCTTTTGGATTTCAATATATCCAGTAATTTCATTTACCTGTTCCTATTGGTTCCTGTGATATCCACATTAAGGGATATCAATTTTAGAATGAAGTCATAGAAACATTTAATATATATTAACAAAAGATATTTATTTTTATTATATTTTAAAGGGGAATTTTAAATGGCCAGTTTATTATCTGTTAGTGATATTAAAGAAGATGTGAAATACATTCTTGATTTAGCTAGTAAAATCAAAGCAGGCGAAGTTGAGGAAAAGCCTCTTGAAGGCAAAACATTAGCAATGATTTTTCAGAAATCATCAACAAGAACAAGAGTTTCTTTTGATGTTGGAATGTATCAGTTAGGCGGAAGAGCAATCTTTTTATCTTCAAATGATTTGCAGATGGGTAGAGGAGAGCCAATTTTAGACACTGCAAAAGTTTTAAGCCGTTTCGTTGATGGAATAATGATTCGTGCAATTAAACATTCTGATGTTGAAGAGCTGGCTGAACATGCTGACGTGCCTGTTATTAACGGACTGACTGACCTTGAACATCCTTGCCAAGCACTCGCCGACATGTTGACAATAAAGGAACATTTAGGTGATTGGGAAGGTAAAAAAATCTGTTTTGTTGGTGATGGAAATAATGTATCCAATTCCCTTTTATTAATTGCTCCGTTACTAGGAATGGACATGTCTTTAGCTTGTCCTAAAGGTTATGAACCTGCCGAAGAAATTGTTAAAACTGCTCAGGAATACGCTGAAGAGAACAATACTGAAATCATTATCACTGACGATATTGGTGTTGCCCTTGAAAATGTTGATGCGGTATTCACTGACGTTTGGGTTAGTATGGGCGATGAAGCTGAAGCTAAACAAAGAGAAATTGATTTTGCACCATTCCAGGTTAATAACGATTTAATGAGTCTGGCAAATGATGGAGCTATATTCATGCACTGTTTGCCGGCAATCAGAGGTCAGGAAGTAACAAGTGATGTTATTGACGGTCCACAATCTGTTATTTATGATGAGGCTGAAAACAGAATGCATGCCCAAAAGGCTGTTTTATATTACTATTTAAAGGATTAGAATCCACTAAATAATGCGGATAGTATAAATACAACAAATAATCCTATACAGCAGCAGGCAATCCAGTTCATTGAATCATTTTTTGATGAGTTAGTACTGGTTGTAGTTTTTTGATAAGTATTACTATTTTGATTATTGCTTACAGGAGTGTCAATCACTTCTGCTTTTTTTACTTCTTCTTTTAGTTTAACACCACAATTTCTGCAGAAGACTGCATCATCAGGATTTTCTTCGCCACACTTTCTACAAAACATTCAAAATCCACCTTAAAATTATTTTTAAAAAGATTATTAAACCTATTCCACCTATAAATCCGGTTATAAATCTTAAAGTATTTGTACTTTCTCTTGGGCCAAAATACTGTGTAACACCATCAATTGCCACAGGAACCATCAGAATCATTGAAATAAGTAACATTTTAATGTCATATGTATGTTTAAAAAAGATATGCACTATTAAATAGGCTGCCAGTCCAGTATAAAAACCGGTGCATCTTGCACAGACTGGAAACTGATGACCTTTAATAAAAAAACTCCTTTCAGGGATTCGATGGCAGATATATTTGGTAATGTTCATTTTTTTTCAACACACTTTATCAACATTAATGTTAATTCAATAATTATATATATTTTTGTATTCATATTTTATCTTATAATATATAAAAAAGGTTATTACAATGAGAGGCGGAGAAGCGATAATAGAATCCCTCAAAAATATGGGGGTTAAAACAATATTTGGTTATCCTGGAGGACAGACCATACCGTTTTATGATATGTTATATGATGCAGACATTGATCATATACTGGTAAGACACGAACAGGCCGCAGCTCACGCAGCTGATGGATTTGCAAGAGCATCTGGTCGTGTGGGTGTGTGTTTGGCAACTTCTGGTCCTGGAGCAACCAATCTTGTAACTGGTATAGGAACAGCTTATATGGATTCTTCTCCTATTGTGGCAATTACTGGTCAAGTTCCTACTCATTTAATAGGAAATGATGCATTCCAAGAAGCAGATATCATTGGAATTACAATGCCTATCACTAAACATAGCTATCAGCCAAAAGACCCTGATTTAATCCCATCAATGATTAAAACAAGTTTCGAAATTGCTTCAACTGGAAGACCTGGGCCTGTTTTGATTGATGTTCCTAAGGAAGTTCAGGAAGGGGAATTATCCAAATTTGACGATTCCTTAATAGAAACTCCGGGTTACAATCCTACAGTTAAAGGAAACATTAGACAGATTAAAAAGGCAGCTAGTTTAATAAAAGAATCTAAAAAGCCAATGATATTGGCTGGTGCTGGAGTCATTATCTCAAATGCATGCTGTGAATTAAAAACATTGGCAAAAACAATTAATGCACCTGTCATGACTTCACTTTTAGGTAAAGGAGCATTTGATGAAACTGATGATTTGGCATTGGGTATGCTTGGTATGCATGGAAGAAAGGTTTCCAATGATTACATTAATGAATCTGATTTATTGATAGCTATTGGTGTAAGATTCTCAGACAGAACCACTGGCAGATTGGATAGTTTCCTGCCTGATA
Proteins encoded in this window:
- a CDS encoding nitroreductase, with amino-acid sequence MNETIKNLKTRRSIRKFKDKQIADEDLKTILEAGTYAPTGQGKQSPKIVVIQNPEKIKEFSAWNRSFFPVPVPDDMDPFYGAKTLLIVLADSEMPTWKEDGASVLAVLVNAAHAVGVGSCWIHRAYDEFSSEKGKELLKEWGIPERYDGIGHVVLGYPDMEAPKPLPRKEDYIHYVD
- a CDS encoding MarR family winged helix-turn-helix transcriptional regulator, which encodes MPLDSNLPTVPFISIIYREHAKYLNEKVKAENLSFGLYPLLIKIYNNEGIIQEQLAQSFHLNESTITRNLKKLEDKGFIERIPDKRTKIIKVTRKGAETAQKVMDYDEEWDEKIKGIIGKDKYDDYLKTLRKISEEIIL
- a CDS encoding MATE family efflux transporter, which encodes MEKNENIEMITGDPKKAINKLSLPIIASMFLIFANNIIDSIWVAGLGAEPLAALGYITPLFMVLVGIGNGIGAGGNSLISRYIGAEDTASANNAAIHNLILGIILSIIVSIILLVFLEPLLNIMGASSVLNYAMEYGIIIFSFSFAMLLPPIFGGAFRAEGDVKRATIPIAITAVINMCIDPIFIYTLNLGVAGAAWATVLAHILSIIAMLYWMLIKKDTYLKYGKKYFHNNLSMYKDILVVGIPASLEQLILSALTIVVNFMLTLVSGPVAVAVYTAGWRIINIGMLPAIGVGTASISVAGVAYGARKYENLRVTARYAVKVALIASIIVAIILNIFANQIAFVFSYSESSAQLEPLIASFIQIMCLFILYVPFGASAGNVFQGVGKGTISFILTTFREFVLVLIFAYVLGFIFNMGETGIYYGMLLGGGIGSLICYACIELYINKLIRSRDNAS
- the purD gene encoding phosphoribosylamine--glycine ligase; the protein is MKVLVVGTGAREHAIADALKDDVELYVYMSKINPGMSKIAEFKQGDEGEVEKVAEYAVENDIDIAFIGPEAPLGKGIVDELQKNGIKCVGPTQSAARIETDKSFMRKLFEDYKIEGSLIYKVFDNSEDVSAFLDEFEPQVVVKPVGLTGGKGVKIVGDHLKDNEEAKEYSCEVIDNVMGGFAQVIIEERLIGEEFTIQAFCDGEHLAPMPAAQDHPHAFEGDVGAITGGMGSYSDVGGLLPFLTQDDYDKAVKIMQDTIKAIAEEAEPYKGILYGQFMLTADGPKLIEYNARFGDPEAMNVLPLLKTPLAEVCQAIVDGTLDKVEFEDKASVCKYIVPDGYPETEYAGELIEVDEEAIEELGAKVFYAAVSQEGDGIHLSGSRALGIVASGESIEEAEKIAEKACEFVKGNVYHRRDVGTADLVNKRVEHMKEILN
- a CDS encoding TMEM175 family protein, translating into MRNYINSELTDMADEMDDEDIQKIKNLTNELKEKYSKNQAVEDKVDNIKTSFYERFKQSFERDVDIDPGRLLGLTDGIFGMVMTLLVFGMALPEIQLLTYGDFIGFIYSIAPTFGVTLVSFILVSSFWVYHHEFIKINNLNIPYLWANILYLASISFIPFSTSIIGNYSHFFLAEVIFGINILITIVLFILMFAYAYNRGFLEKMPSKEERKYIYNTFFIIMGLTVCVNLLDFNISSNFIYLFLLVPVISTLRDINFRMKS
- the argF gene encoding ornithine carbamoyltransferase — its product is MASLLSVSDIKEDVKYILDLASKIKAGEVEEKPLEGKTLAMIFQKSSTRTRVSFDVGMYQLGGRAIFLSSNDLQMGRGEPILDTAKVLSRFVDGIMIRAIKHSDVEELAEHADVPVINGLTDLEHPCQALADMLTIKEHLGDWEGKKICFVGDGNNVSNSLLLIAPLLGMDMSLACPKGYEPAEEIVKTAQEYAEENNTEIIITDDIGVALENVDAVFTDVWVSMGDEAEAKQREIDFAPFQVNNDLMSLANDGAIFMHCLPAIRGQEVTSDVIDGPQSVIYDEAENRMHAQKAVLYYYLKD
- a CDS encoding zinc-ribbon domain-containing protein; its protein translation is MFCRKCGEENPDDAVFCRNCGVKLKEEVKKAEVIDTPVSNNQNSNTYQKTTTSTNSSKNDSMNWIACCCIGLFVVFILSALFSGF
- a CDS encoding DUF2085 domain-containing protein encodes the protein MNITKYICHRIPERSFFIKGHQFPVCARCTGFYTGLAAYLIVHIFFKHTYDIKMLLISMILMVPVAIDGVTQYFGPRESTNTLRFITGFIGGIGLIIFLKIILRWILNVL
- a CDS encoding acetolactate synthase large subunit; this encodes MRGGEAIIESLKNMGVKTIFGYPGGQTIPFYDMLYDADIDHILVRHEQAAAHAADGFARASGRVGVCLATSGPGATNLVTGIGTAYMDSSPIVAITGQVPTHLIGNDAFQEADIIGITMPITKHSYQPKDPDLIPSMIKTSFEIASTGRPGPVLIDVPKEVQEGELSKFDDSLIETPGYNPTVKGNIRQIKKAASLIKESKKPMILAGAGVIISNACCELKTLAKTINAPVMTSLLGKGAFDETDDLALGMLGMHGRKVSNDYINESDLLIAIGVRFSDRTTGRLDSFLPDTKVIHIDIDPAEIGKNVEVDLPIVGDARNILSSLNEVLKGYTASDEVNKWADMIKAKKHELLPRVTYDDVPLKPQTVIKEIAEALTPESIITTDVGQNQMWAAHFFDTQKPRKFISSGGLGTMGFGFPAAIGAKVACPDDPVVSINGDGGFLMVCQELATVREYDLPVVAIVLENRTLGMVYQWQSLLYNERHSQTLLGNSPDFVKLAESFGVAGVRIEKPGETKEALSKAIKDNEPVLLNVVIDSEEALPMLPPGAGINEMIGEYKLEKDVI